AAACAAAATTTAGAACTTGATTGGATTTTCACCTTATATCCAGCATCTATTAGTTTTTCTAATTTATTCATTTCTCACACACCTTTTATTTATATTTTATTTTAAATATTTTTTCGAACCTCTTTTAGGATTATATTCTTCAGTTTGCTACCTAATATTTATAAATTTAATATGCCATACTTTAATATATATTATGTTTTATAATCATCTTCTTATGCATAAATTTAATGGTAATGTTTTAGGTATTGTATCAAATTGTTTTATACTATTTTTATTAATATTTCATGTAAAAAAATCACGCTAGGATAAGCGTGATTTTTTTATTAAATATATAATTTCCTGCATTATTTTTTATCTTTTTTTGACCATATTTTTAAACCTATAAGCAATCCAGCCCCAATTGTAGATGCAATTCCTGTATATATTGCTACTTTACCTGGGGTTGTTTTATTTTTGGGTGTTTTAACTGTCTTGTGATAATCTTCCATCAAATTTTCATACTGTTTCTTGTTGATATTTCCTATACCTATACCCATAACGCTACAATTCATGGCTGCAAAATAATTAATTTTTTCTGATATGTAACAGTTAAATGTATGTATTTTCTGAGGTGTTGAACTTCCATCATTCCATAATTCAACTCCAAATAATTCTTCATATATAAATTGATGTTGAAAAACAACTAAAGAGTAATTACCCCGTTTTGAGTGATATATATTAATATATCCATTTTTTGCAATTAGTTTGTCAATATGTCCTTTGTAGAAAACTAAAATGTTCTTAGATGAATTTTCATTCTTGATCTTATCAAATAATTCTCTGCCATCAAATGAATAAAATAATTCAACAGTAGTTATATCATTCTTCACTAATGCTAGTTTGATTATATCTATATATGAATCAATGTATTGTATATCTTCAGGAAGTTTATTTTTGTAATCATTTATTACCTTTTGAGTTTTTTTATTAAATAGACCATTGATAAATTCCATTTTATACACCTCTCTTCTTCCTTGTCAGTTTTGTTAGTCTTATTAGTTTATCATATTTTGCCCTCTTTGAGAATACTTACCCTATCATAATTTAATTTTCAAATGATTGTGTTGCATACTTTACCTGTAGTAGAAAATGCAACGCCAACACCAATCCGCTTGAATTTATCATTTAATATATTGGCTCTATTCCAGGGTGAATTCATCCAATCTGTACTCTACTATATGCTGAAAACAAATCCCATTTTTTATTAAAATCCATATTCCAAAACTTAATAAATATATTCTATGTATGTAGTGAACTCCCTTTTTTTCTAAAATGTTTTTGCATAAATGTAGTCCATCATGTTTTTATAATCATCAGCATTATATTCATCTTCACTAAATTCTTCACTAAGACACATTTCTAACTGCTCCCCTGTGGCTCCCATACCCATTTTTTTATCTACCCACATTTCAAAACGTTCCTTAATATCTCCCTCAAATTGGTTCCTGAAACTTGTATTATTTAGCATTAAATATCCCTCCTAAATAGATTTTTTAGTAAACCTTATACTAATATCATCCCCATTTTTAGGTGTTTTAATGCTTGTACGATTTCAGTTAGATTTAATTAATTTGCTCTAACCCCTTGTTTGTCAATCCGTTGTCAAAGCCAAAATAAAAAGCGGCCCAGATAACATAAAAATTATGTATCTAGGCCGCAATATGTCGATTTAATTGGCGGGAATATGTGTGAATCGAACACACCCATCGTGGTATTAGCACGACAACACAGTTTTGAAGACTGGCAGGCACACCAGCACCTATCTACTCCCAAGGACAGTGCTAATTATAGCATAATATTTCTTTATATTCAATAGTAATATGCATAATTCTGTCGAATTCTTTAATATTTAGTTCCTGTTCTAAATGTCTTTATACAATACCCTATCATTCTCTACCCTTTTAGTTAATTTAATTCCATCAAAATGCTCTAAAAGTGCTACTGCAAATTTTCTACTTGTGTCAAATACTCCTCTAGCTGAAGATGCTGCTATGCTGCCATTTTCTTTTATGTAATTGTAAACTATTGTTTTTGAGTTTTCATAATTTTCTTTTGTAAAAATACAATCCTCGGCTATTTTTATTAATTCTTCATTATCCATAAGTGAATCAAAAACCATTTTAAAGGCCTTTTTATCCTTTTCATTTATAGCTAAGTCAGTATATTTAGGTGTATTATATCTACCTTTATCATAAGCAGAAATAATGTTCTCTTTTAATTTTTCTTGCTCCACTGTATATTGTATCCTAAAATCGTATAAACATACAGATTTTTCATATACTTTTATGGAATTTCTATCTTCCATAAGAATTAACATTTCATCATAGATTTTTTGCTTAGTATTTTTGCCAAAAATCTTATTTTTGATCTCCTCTTTTGGCATACCTACCTTAAGTGGATTTTCATTATGATATGCCATTAAGATATTCTCTATTTCCTCAATCCTTTGCTTTAGAAAATTCTTATGTATGTATATTGCCTTATCTAAGGCCGTTAGTTTAATTATTATATTGTCCTCTACCAGTGTTTGTAATTTATTTTCTATGCTTTCTTCGTTTTTACCTAGTGCTTTTAAAATCACTGTAGTATCTGGGTAGTCCCCACTTAATTTTTTAACAGTATTCTCTAAAATATTTTCAGTCTTTCCACTTTCTTTAACTTTAAGTTCTTCTATATACTTTTCATTAAATCTTTTAGCCTTTTGCGCAACAGGTTCAATGACAATTCCACCGGCTATAGTATGCATAGGTGAATAGCTTCTAAGTACATATCTATCATTTCTTTGAGCATTTATGGATTTTTCCAGTCTTAATTGGACATAAGCACTTTCACCTGGCGCTATTTCTTCTTTATCTAATATAACAACCCTACAGAGGATTTCATCTGTTCCATGATATAATCTAACTCTCTGCCTATTAACTAGTGGTTTTTCTGCACTTTTTAGATAGTAAAGCGCACAATCTATTGAAAAAGAGGGTTCCATTATATTTAATTTAGAAACTACATCGCCTCTGCTTATTTCACTTAGTTTTATATTGGCTAGGTTTATAGCACATCTTTGCCCTGCTTCTCCAAACTCTTCAGGTTTATCATGAATTTGAATGCCGCGAACCTTTGTAACTACTTTTGAAGGATATACTTCTACAGTATCTCCCACCTTTATTCTTCCACTTATTATTGTTCCAGTTACCACCGTACCAAAACCACTTACAGAAAACACTCTATCCACAGGTAATCTAAAATGACCCTCTGTATCTTTAGCATCAACTTCTTCAGTGATTTTATCAATATCTTCTACAAGCTGCGCAAATCCCATTTTTGTTTTTGATGATACTGCATGAATAGGTGCATTCTCTAAAAATGTATCTTTAAATTCATCCCTCAAATCACCTTTAATCATTTCAATCCATTCAGCGTCCACGAGATCTGCTTTTGTAAGTACTATAATTCCTCTTTTAACATTTAGCAATTGCAATATTTCAAAATGCTCTCTAGTTTGAGGCATAATACCTTCATCCGCAGCTATTACGAGTAGTACCACATCTATGCTACTTATTCCTGCTAGCATGTTTTTAATAAATTTTTCATGCCCTGGAACGTCAATAATTCCAGCTCTTCTACCAGAGGGTAAATCGAAATAAGTGAATCCTAAATTTATAGAAATACCTCTGTCCTTTTCCTCTTTTAAAGTATCCGTCTCTCTACCGGTTAAGGCTTTAATTAAGGTAGTCTTCCCATGATCTATATGACCTGCCGTTCCTATAATAATATGCTTCATACAAGCAACATCCTTTCCATAAAAATATGGACATGTAAGCTAATTATACATTTTTCATGTTTTTAAAAGCCTCTACAATAAGTCCATAATCCTTTTCAAATAGTGTCCTAAGATCCATTATAACTTCATTATTATTAATTCTTACAATTATAGCTACTTCATTCATTCTTAAAGCCTCTTCTATTTGCTGCGCGCCGTAGCTTTCACTTTTTATTTTTATTACATAAGTTTCTATTTTTTCTGTGGGCATGGATCCCCCACCAACCATTGAGTAGTCATTATCTATTGTGAAAGTAAATTTATCAGTTTTATTTTGAAGTATTCTTTTTAGTTTTTTAGCTCTTTTCTTGAGTTCTTCCTTGCCACATAAAAGCATGTTTAAAGTCGGTATGTTTTTAATAGCCCCTGTTTCTTCTAAGTAATGCGTTAGCGTACCTTCTAAAGCTGCCAACGTCATTTTATCTATTCTTAGTGCCCTAGTTAATTGATTTTTTTTCATTCTATCAATATACTTCATCTTTCCTACTATAATTCCAGCTTGAGGACCACCTAGCATCTTGTCTCCACTAAAGGTTACTACATCTATACCCTTTTTTATGCTTTCCTGAACAGTTGGCTCATAGACAAACCCATATTTTGAATAGTCAATTAGCACTCCACTTCCTATGTCTTCAACTACTGGTATATCTTTTTCATTTCCTAGTTTTACTAAGTCTTCTATTGATACTTCTTCTGTAAAACCCATAATCTTAAAATTGGAGGTATGGACTTTTAATAGTACTCCTGTGTTTTCAGTAATATTATCTTTATAATCGTATAAATGAGTTCTATTAGTTGTACCTACTTCTACTAGTTTAGCTCCACTAAATTTCATGACCTCAGGAACCCTAAAAGAGCCTCCAATTTCAACTAATTGCCCTCTAGATACTATTGCTTCCTTTTCCCTACACAATGTATCTAGGGCAAGCATTACTGCTGCTGCATTGTTATTTACCACCATAGCAGCCTCTGCACCAGTTATCTTTATAAGAATATCTTCTATATGTGAATATCTTGACCCTCGACTACCTTTTTCAATATCATATTCAAGGTTGTTATAATTTTCGGCAACATTAACTACTCGGTCTATTGCATCCTTTGATAAAAGGGACCTGCCTAAATTTGTATGGACTACAGTTCCCGTAGCATTTATAACTTTTCTCAGTTTTGGACTATTCTTTTTATTTAATAGTTTAATAGAATGTCTTATTACTTCTTCTTTGGTTAAGGATTGTATTTCACCATCTAGAATTGCTTTTCTATAAACTTCTATAGTTTCTCTTAAAGAAGCTAATACAAGAACTCTTATATTGCTTTCCAACTGTTCTTTTATTGCTCCTTCTTGAAGTAGTTCATCTACCTTGGGTAAACTTCTTAATAATTCTCTATTCATTATATTTTCACCCCGCATTTATTTTGTTAATTAAATTAGTGCCTGCAGCGCTTTAGTATGGAGGATTTTTATTACTCCACAATTATATATTTATCTTGCAAAGGGATTACCTCTCCAATAATTTGTGATTGTAATTCTAATTCATTTAACCTACTCATGAGTTTTGTCGCCTCGTCACTTGTACAGGACACTAAAAGTCCACCTGAAGTTTGAGGATCAAATAATATGTCCTCTAACCATTCTGGTATGTTTCTAAGTTCATATTTACCTTCTAAGTATGCTTTATTGTTATAGTTGCCTGCAGGAACTAGTCCTATCTTTGCATACTCTTTAGCTTCTTTTATGTATGGTATATTTTCTTTGAATAATTTTAAACTTACATCTGATCCCTTAGCCATTTCATAGCAATGCCCCATAACACCAAAGCCTGTTATATCTGTACAAGCACTTATCTCATGCTGCATAATGATTTCTCCAGCATATTTATTTAAAGTACTCATAACCAAAACAGCCCTGTCATAAGCCTCTTTTGAAGCCATTTCAGCTTTTATTGCGGTACTAATTATACCAGTACCCAATGGTTTCGTTAAAATTAACACATCCGAAACATTACAGCCATAATTTTTAAGCACCTTATCTGGATGTACTATTCCCATAACAGATAGACCATATTTAGGTTCATCATCCTGTACTGAATGACCCCCTATTACTATTGCTCCAGCTTCTATTACTTTATCTGCTCCACCTTTTAAAATTTGTCCAAGTATCTCTATATCTAAACAATTAGGAAAACATACTATATTTAAAGCTAATGTTGGTTTACCTCCCATAGCATATACGTCACTTAATGAATTAGCTGCTGCTATTTGACCAAATGTATAAGGGTCGTCTACCACAGGTGTAAAAAAGTCTAATGTTTGAATTACTGCAATTTCATCGCTTAATTTATACACCGCTGCATCATCTGAGGTTTCAATTCCAACAATTAAATTTTCATTTTCCATTTTAGGTAATTTACCTAGTATCTCCGCTAAGGCCTCCGGCCCTATTTTTGCTGCTCAGCCAGAGGTTTTTGAAAGTTCAGTAAGTCTTTTTACCATGTTAAAACCCCCTTGTAATTCTCTATCATAGATAACAATTATTAATTGTTACTAAATCTTCAAGATAATTTTATACCATTACTCACTTTATGTCCACCTTATCTATAAATTTGCTTAAGGTCTTTTCTCCAATACCATCTACTTTTGTTAGCTCTTCTACAGACTTAAACCCTCCGTTTTCTTCCCTATATTTTATTATCCCATCTGCTTTAACGTCTCCTATACCTGTAAGCGTCATTAATTCTTCTTTATTTGC
This DNA window, taken from Clostridium estertheticum, encodes the following:
- a CDS encoding CAP domain-containing protein gives rise to the protein MNSPWNRANILNDKFKRIGVGVAFSTTGKVCNTII
- the selA gene encoding L-seryl-tRNA(Sec) selenium transferase — protein: MNRELLRSLPKVDELLQEGAIKEQLESNIRVLVLASLRETIEVYRKAILDGEIQSLTKEEVIRHSIKLLNKKNSPKLRKVINATGTVVHTNLGRSLLSKDAIDRVVNVAENYNNLEYDIEKGSRGSRYSHIEDILIKITGAEAAMVVNNNAAAVMLALDTLCREKEAIVSRGQLVEIGGSFRVPEVMKFSGAKLVEVGTTNRTHLYDYKDNITENTGVLLKVHTSNFKIMGFTEEVSIEDLVKLGNEKDIPVVEDIGSGVLIDYSKYGFVYEPTVQESIKKGIDVVTFSGDKMLGGPQAGIIVGKMKYIDRMKKNQLTRALRIDKMTLAALEGTLTHYLEETGAIKNIPTLNMLLCGKEELKKRAKKLKRILQNKTDKFTFTIDNDYSMVGGGSMPTEKIETYVIKIKSESYGAQQIEEALRMNEVAIIVRINNNEVIMDLRTLFEKDYGLIVEAFKNMKNV
- the selB gene encoding selenocysteine-specific translation elongation factor is translated as MKHIIIGTAGHIDHGKTTLIKALTGRETDTLKEEKDRGISINLGFTYFDLPSGRRAGIIDVPGHEKFIKNMLAGISSIDVVLLVIAADEGIMPQTREHFEILQLLNVKRGIIVLTKADLVDAEWIEMIKGDLRDEFKDTFLENAPIHAVSSKTKMGFAQLVEDIDKITEEVDAKDTEGHFRLPVDRVFSVSGFGTVVTGTIISGRIKVGDTVEVYPSKVVTKVRGIQIHDKPEEFGEAGQRCAINLANIKLSEISRGDVVSKLNIMEPSFSIDCALYYLKSAEKPLVNRQRVRLYHGTDEILCRVVILDKEEIAPGESAYVQLRLEKSINAQRNDRYVLRSYSPMHTIAGGIVIEPVAQKAKRFNEKYIEELKVKESGKTENILENTVKKLSGDYPDTTVILKALGKNEESIENKLQTLVEDNIIIKLTALDKAIYIHKNFLKQRIEEIENILMAYHNENPLKVGMPKEEIKNKIFGKNTKQKIYDEMLILMEDRNSIKVYEKSVCLYDFRIQYTVEQEKLKENIISAYDKGRYNTPKYTDLAINEKDKKAFKMVFDSLMDNEELIKIAEDCIFTKENYENSKTIVYNYIKENGSIAASSARGVFDTSRKFAVALLEHFDGIKLTKRVENDRVLYKDI
- the selD gene encoding selenide, water dikinase SelD, which gives rise to MVKRLTELSKTSGUAAKIGPEALAEILGKLPKMENENLIVGIETSDDAAVYKLSDEIAVIQTLDFFTPVVDDPYTFGQIAAANSLSDVYAMGGKPTLALNIVCFPNCLDIEILGQILKGGADKVIEAGAIVIGGHSVQDDEPKYGLSVMGIVHPDKVLKNYGCNVSDVLILTKPLGTGIISTAIKAEMASKEAYDRAVLVMSTLNKYAGEIIMQHEISACTDITGFGVMGHCYEMAKGSDVSLKLFKENIPYIKEAKEYAKIGLVPAGNYNNKAYLEGKYELRNIPEWLEDILFDPQTSGGLLVSCTSDEATKLMSRLNELELQSQIIGEVIPLQDKYIIVE